A section of the Acidobacteriota bacterium genome encodes:
- the rpsO gene encoding 30S ribosomal protein S15, whose protein sequence is MLAREQKQTVIDTYRTHATDTGSPEVQIALLSERIGQLTEHFKAHQKDHGSRRGLLILVSKRRRLLNYLKKYDSERYKVVISKLGIRK, encoded by the coding sequence GTGCTAGCCAGAGAGCAAAAACAGACCGTCATTGACACCTATCGCACGCACGCCACCGATACGGGTAGTCCGGAAGTTCAAATCGCGCTGTTGAGCGAGCGCATTGGTCAGTTGACGGAGCATTTCAAAGCGCACCAGAAAGACCACGGCTCGCGCCGCGGACTTCTCATCCTGGTCAGCAAGCGTCGTCGTCTGCTGAACTATTTGAAGAAGTATGACTCCGAACGCTACAAAGTTGTTATTTCGAAGCTCGGCATCCGCAAATAA
- a CDS encoding response regulator gives MTMEHRTTVFYVDDNPKSSRVLTAVLEACGFRVIAMQDPVEAMELCKRTSFDLALLDYEMPGLTGSQLAQEIKFMVPDAPVVLISGYAALPATELVFVDAHFGLGTSLDDLLWTMRTLAGVIVPPGSMHHVVGQRADST, from the coding sequence ATGACGATGGAACACCGCACGACCGTGTTTTATGTGGACGACAATCCAAAGTCGAGCCGGGTACTGACCGCCGTTCTGGAAGCATGCGGCTTCCGCGTGATCGCCATGCAGGATCCCGTCGAAGCAATGGAACTCTGCAAAAGAACATCGTTCGATCTCGCATTACTGGACTACGAAATGCCCGGCCTGACGGGATCGCAACTGGCGCAGGAAATCAAATTCATGGTCCCAGATGCCCCGGTAGTGTTGATCTCCGGATACGCGGCGCTGCCGGCGACCGAACTGGTGTTCGTCGACGCACATTTTGGGTTGGGAACGTCGTTGGACGATCTTTTGTGGACGATGCGGACACTGGCTGGAGTGATCGTGCCTCCGGGATCGATGCATCACGTGGTCGGGCAGCGAGCGGATTCCACGTAG
- a CDS encoding septum formation initiator family protein produces MDLRLGPQSRKRIFPRQYSGEGWRSVIEEQGPKAEEMAARCVEQTRPVWTWIATEWRRVGTLAAMLLTVGLLLHAMFGANGVVVYQQKRAERVTLQTEVERLQKENDEYVDRIKAMKTDHRAIEKEAREQLHYTRPGEYVYVAPDPAPKPPVGRARK; encoded by the coding sequence ATGGATCTTCGACTAGGACCGCAATCTCGAAAGCGCATCTTTCCACGCCAGTACTCCGGCGAAGGATGGCGATCGGTCATCGAAGAACAGGGTCCCAAAGCCGAAGAAATGGCCGCCCGCTGCGTGGAACAGACTCGTCCCGTATGGACCTGGATCGCGACAGAATGGCGCCGGGTAGGTACCTTGGCCGCGATGCTGCTTACGGTTGGCCTGTTGCTTCATGCCATGTTCGGAGCCAATGGCGTTGTCGTGTACCAGCAGAAGCGCGCGGAACGGGTAACGTTACAGACTGAGGTCGAACGCCTGCAAAAAGAAAACGATGAATACGTAGACCGCATCAAAGCTATGAAGACCGATCACCGGGCGATCGAAAAGGAAGCGCGCGAACAGCTCCACTACACTCGTCCCGGAGAATATGTCTATGTTGCCCCCGATCCAGCCCCGAAGCCGCCGGTCGGACGCGCTAGAAAATGA
- a CDS encoding phosphoglucomutase/phosphomannomutase family protein → MATQIKFGTSGWRAIVAEEFTFENVRRAVHGISRYVVAQNSKAPKVIVGRDPRFLGETFCAMAAEILSSYQITPLVIAEAAPTPAISYAVTQAKADGAINFTASHNPPEYNGIKFSTSDGAPALPEATKAIEAAIADFDAHPETSKGNRAETQPIDPRRMYLSRLHEIVDFDVIKKSGLKVAFDPLWGAARGYSDALLRESGVEVAAVHDYRDVLFGGHAPEPDDHLLEDLRVKMREISAGIGIATDGDADRFGIVDEDGTFMQPNYIIALLFDYLVESRGWRNGVGKSVATTNLVNALAEKHKIPLYETPVGFKYIGELIKEDKIVIGGEESAGLSIRKHVPEKDGVLAGLLCCEMVARRGASLGKQLEKLFVDVGSFYPLRENFSLTPEVKAKFTEKLRRDPSDFCGSKVASVVRTDGLKLVLADGSWVCYRLSGTEPVVRAYTEARSKDGIEKLSAAAKSWIFD, encoded by the coding sequence ATGGCGACGCAAATCAAGTTTGGTACGTCGGGCTGGCGGGCAATCGTCGCGGAAGAATTCACGTTCGAAAACGTTCGCCGAGCCGTCCACGGAATTTCTCGTTATGTAGTGGCGCAGAACTCGAAGGCTCCCAAAGTGATCGTCGGCCGCGACCCGCGCTTTCTTGGAGAAACATTCTGCGCCATGGCCGCCGAGATCCTGTCCAGCTACCAGATCACTCCCTTGGTCATTGCCGAAGCTGCACCCACTCCCGCGATTTCCTACGCCGTGACCCAGGCCAAGGCCGACGGCGCGATCAACTTCACGGCCTCACACAATCCGCCGGAATATAACGGCATCAAGTTCTCCACTTCCGACGGCGCTCCTGCGTTGCCGGAAGCCACGAAAGCCATCGAAGCCGCCATCGCCGATTTCGACGCTCATCCCGAGACATCGAAAGGCAACCGTGCCGAGACGCAGCCCATTGATCCGCGCCGCATGTATCTCTCGCGTCTCCACGAGATCGTCGACTTCGACGTCATCAAGAAGTCCGGCTTGAAGGTTGCCTTCGATCCCCTGTGGGGAGCCGCGCGCGGATACTCCGATGCCCTCCTGCGTGAGTCCGGTGTCGAAGTAGCAGCCGTCCATGATTATCGCGATGTCCTGTTCGGAGGCCATGCCCCCGAACCCGACGACCACTTGCTGGAAGACCTGCGCGTCAAGATGCGCGAAATTAGCGCCGGCATCGGTATTGCAACCGACGGTGACGCCGACCGCTTCGGCATCGTCGATGAGGACGGCACCTTCATGCAGCCGAACTACATCATCGCCCTGCTCTTCGATTACCTCGTCGAAAGCCGCGGTTGGAGAAACGGTGTTGGCAAGTCCGTTGCCACCACCAACCTGGTCAACGCACTCGCCGAGAAACACAAGATTCCGCTTTACGAAACACCGGTAGGCTTTAAATACATCGGAGAACTCATCAAAGAAGACAAGATCGTCATCGGAGGCGAAGAAAGCGCTGGCCTGTCGATTCGCAAGCACGTTCCGGAAAAGGATGGAGTCCTCGCCGGACTGCTCTGCTGCGAGATGGTCGCCCGTCGAGGAGCCTCACTGGGTAAACAACTCGAAAAGTTATTTGTCGATGTTGGTTCCTTCTATCCTCTGCGTGAGAACTTCAGCTTGACGCCCGAGGTGAAAGCGAAGTTTACTGAGAAGTTACGTCGAGATCCGTCTGACTTTTGCGGCAGCAAAGTTGCAAGCGTGGTCCGCACCGACGGCCTCAAACTCGTGCTCGCCGATGGATCGTGGGTCTGCTACCGCCTTTCCGGGACGGAACCCGTGGTTCGAGCCTATACGGAAGCGCGCAGTAAAGACGGAATTGAGAAGTTGAGCGCGGCAGCAAAATCATGGATCTTCGACTAG
- a CDS encoding divalent-cation tolerance protein CutA: MTDKRVVLTTCGSAEEARRIAQQLVERRLAACVNIVPQIESVYRWKNEVESASEWLLLIKTTADAFDALRAAIKELHSYDVPECVAIAVEDGSAAYLEWIGESVG; this comes from the coding sequence ATGACTGACAAGAGAGTTGTGCTGACAACCTGCGGGTCTGCAGAAGAAGCGCGACGCATCGCGCAGCAATTGGTGGAACGGCGGCTGGCGGCGTGCGTCAACATCGTTCCACAGATCGAGTCGGTGTATCGCTGGAAGAACGAAGTGGAAAGCGCGAGCGAGTGGCTGTTGCTGATCAAGACAACCGCAGATGCATTCGACGCGTTGCGGGCAGCGATCAAGGAATTGCATTCCTATGACGTACCGGAATGCGTGGCGATCGCGGTTGAAGATGGGAGTGCGGCCTATCTGGAATGGATCGGGGAGTCGGTGGGTTAG
- a CDS encoding class I SAM-dependent methyltransferase yields the protein MSQPPKSREWNAAEYHRLSTPQFQWGQRVLNDLHLRGDECVLDAGCGTGKLTRLLLENLPRGRVVGLDLSCNMVQHAQADLTSQFGDRVSFVAADFLALPFHDAFDGIFSTASFHWVADHDALFRGIFGALRPSGWLHAQCGGGPNIARLRKHVRALSETVEFSQWLAGYAEPWFFYDAESAASRLQSAGFEGIRTNLESAAVTVSTSEEFQEYLRTFVLHRHLERLPTDTLRLKFLQEVARRTAGDGFGWTLDYTRLNLRARKPR from the coding sequence ATGTCGCAACCACCGAAATCCCGCGAATGGAACGCCGCCGAATACCATCGCCTCTCCACGCCGCAATTTCAATGGGGACAGCGCGTCCTTAACGACTTGCACCTGCGCGGCGATGAATGCGTACTCGATGCGGGTTGCGGGACGGGGAAACTGACTCGCCTTCTTCTGGAAAATCTCCCGCGCGGAAGAGTCGTCGGGCTCGATCTCTCCTGCAACATGGTCCAGCATGCGCAGGCCGATCTAACTTCGCAGTTCGGTGACCGCGTCAGTTTTGTAGCCGCGGACTTCCTTGCTCTGCCTTTTCACGATGCCTTCGACGGCATCTTCAGCACCGCCTCATTTCATTGGGTGGCGGACCACGATGCGCTGTTTCGCGGCATCTTCGGCGCTCTCCGCCCCAGTGGATGGTTGCACGCACAATGCGGAGGAGGTCCCAACATCGCTCGATTGCGCAAACACGTGCGAGCGCTCTCCGAGACGGTGGAATTTTCCCAGTGGCTCGCGGGCTATGCTGAACCCTGGTTCTTCTATGACGCCGAGAGCGCAGCGTCGCGCTTGCAGTCCGCCGGATTTGAAGGGATTCGCACCAATCTCGAATCGGCCGCGGTTACCGTGTCCACGAGTGAAGAATTTCAAGAATATCTCCGCACGTTTGTATTGCACCGCCATCTGGAGCGCTTGCCCACGGATACGCTACGGTTGAAATTCCTTCAAGAAGTTGCCCGCCGCACCGCCGGCGATGGTTTCGGATGGACACTCGATTACACTCGCCTGAATTTGCGTGCGCGTAAGCCCAGATAG
- a CDS encoding PLP-dependent transferase encodes MTKQPGFATTAIHTGQEPDPLTGAVSVPIYPTSTYVQEEIGKHKGYEYARVSNPTRDRLETNLAALEGGTSSRVFASGMAAINAIMTMLKSGDHVVAGHNLYGGTPRLFNNVFVNFGMTFTYVDTSDVKNVERSLQKNTKLIFVETPTNPLMELCDLRAIAELAHQRGIEVVVDNTFMSPYFQRPIELGADMVVHSTTKFLNGHSDGLGGVVVCTKPEQGEKLAYLQKAAGAILSPFECWLILRGVKTLAARMVQHDSHGRKVADYLSKHKKVKKVFYPGLSDHPQHELAKKQMSGFGSMIAFETGSLDNANKMLRKVRVCSLAESLGGVETLISHPATMTHAAVGEEGRRKIGITDGLVRISVGIEDVEDILADLEQALAAI; translated from the coding sequence TTGACAAAGCAGCCCGGTTTCGCCACCACCGCCATCCACACTGGACAAGAGCCCGACCCATTGACCGGCGCGGTCTCCGTTCCGATCTATCCCACTTCGACCTACGTGCAGGAGGAGATCGGCAAGCACAAGGGATACGAATACGCCCGCGTCTCGAATCCCACACGCGACCGCCTCGAAACCAATCTCGCCGCGCTCGAGGGAGGAACCTCGTCGCGGGTATTTGCCAGCGGCATGGCGGCCATCAACGCCATCATGACCATGCTCAAGTCCGGAGACCACGTCGTCGCCGGGCACAATCTTTATGGCGGCACGCCCCGGCTTTTTAATAACGTGTTCGTGAACTTCGGCATGACATTCACGTACGTCGATACTTCCGATGTAAAGAATGTTGAGCGCTCACTCCAAAAGAACACGAAACTGATTTTCGTCGAGACCCCGACCAATCCTCTGATGGAACTCTGCGACCTCCGCGCGATCGCCGAACTCGCCCATCAACGGGGAATCGAAGTCGTCGTCGACAACACCTTCATGTCGCCGTACTTTCAGCGCCCAATCGAACTCGGCGCCGATATGGTTGTCCACTCGACGACAAAGTTTCTCAACGGCCACAGCGACGGACTCGGTGGAGTCGTCGTATGCACCAAGCCCGAACAAGGCGAGAAACTGGCGTACCTCCAAAAAGCTGCAGGAGCGATCCTGTCTCCCTTCGAGTGCTGGCTGATTCTGCGTGGAGTGAAAACGTTGGCCGCTCGCATGGTGCAGCACGACAGCCATGGACGCAAAGTCGCCGACTACCTCTCCAAACATAAGAAGGTCAAGAAAGTTTTCTACCCTGGCCTGTCGGATCATCCGCAGCACGAATTAGCGAAGAAGCAGATGTCCGGCTTCGGATCGATGATCGCCTTCGAAACCGGCTCGCTCGACAACGCGAACAAGATGCTGCGCAAAGTCCGCGTCTGCTCCCTGGCAGAGTCTCTTGGCGGTGTCGAAACGTTAATCTCTCATCCCGCTACGATGACCCACGCCGCAGTCGGCGAAGAAGGCCGCCGCAAAATCGGCATTACCGACGGCCTTGTGCGTATCTCCGTCGGCATCGAGGACGTCGAGGACATCCTCGCTGATCTCGAGCAGGCGCTGGCCGCCATTTAG
- the cysK gene encoding cysteine synthase A: MRVSDDITKLVGETPMLQLKKLVPAGSADVFVKLEYLNPGGSVKDRAAIGLIERAEREGKLRPGGTIIEATAGNTGIGLALIGVNRGYKVHMFVPEKFSEEKVLIMRALGAEVTRTPEAEGMQGAIQRAKDLQATDASAFMAAQFENPANPDYHYQTTAREIFEQMEGRIDAVTVGSGTAGTFTGIARFLKERLPNVLAIAVETQGSVLGGGQPGPHKVEGIGSSFIPKNFDASVCDEVLMVNDEQAFGMVKQLAAREGVLGGSSAGANVFAALQIAKRLGAGKRVATLIPDSAERYLSKKIFEGGV; encoded by the coding sequence CTGCGCGTCAGCGACGACATCACCAAACTCGTAGGCGAAACCCCGATGTTGCAGTTGAAGAAGCTCGTGCCCGCCGGTTCGGCGGACGTCTTCGTCAAATTGGAATACCTGAATCCCGGCGGCAGTGTGAAGGACCGCGCCGCCATCGGCTTGATCGAGCGGGCCGAACGGGAAGGGAAACTCCGCCCGGGCGGCACGATCATTGAAGCCACTGCGGGCAACACCGGGATCGGCTTGGCTCTGATCGGCGTGAATCGCGGATATAAAGTCCACATGTTCGTCCCCGAAAAATTTTCGGAGGAAAAAGTATTGATCATGCGGGCCCTCGGCGCAGAGGTCACTCGCACTCCGGAAGCCGAGGGCATGCAAGGCGCCATCCAACGCGCAAAAGACCTGCAGGCCACCGACGCATCCGCCTTCATGGCGGCCCAGTTCGAAAATCCCGCCAACCCCGACTACCACTACCAGACCACCGCTCGCGAGATCTTCGAACAGATGGAGGGACGCATCGACGCGGTCACCGTCGGCTCCGGAACAGCGGGCACCTTTACCGGCATAGCTCGCTTCTTGAAAGAGCGCCTGCCGAATGTCCTGGCGATCGCGGTTGAGACGCAAGGCTCTGTGCTCGGCGGGGGCCAGCCCGGTCCGCACAAAGTCGAAGGCATTGGTTCCAGTTTTATTCCGAAGAATTTCGATGCTTCCGTGTGCGACGAAGTCCTGATGGTGAACGACGAACAAGCCTTCGGCATGGTGAAACAACTCGCCGCCCGTGAAGGCGTCCTCGGCGGATCCAGCGCCGGCGCCAACGTCTTCGCCGCCCTGCAAATCGCCAAGCGTCTCGGGGCAGGGAAGCGAGTCGCAACTTTGATCCCCGACTCAGCGGAACGATATTTATCGAAGAAAATCTTCGAGGGCGGAGTATAG
- a CDS encoding VWA domain-containing protein translates to MRRRNSRLILVVLLVGLAPYFLAQSNSAPPAPQAPASSAVPGSTAPAAPLKDQVAQPATTQSQNPPKAADPGDSGAFVFKKSVEEVVLHAVVFDDKQRFVTNLDKNSFSVLEDGHPQTITSFRHEDIPVSIGIVVDNSGSMREKRQKVNAAALNLVRASNPDDEVFIVNFNDEFYNDQDFTSDIKKLKEALEKIEARGGTALYDAVVASADWLKQAKREKKVIFVVTDGEDTASGQSLEQAVRRLQEENGPTVYAIGILGDEEHPKRAKRALQVMAERTGGIAFFPKTLDEVDAISRSVAHDIRNQYTLGYKPTTPKNQGGYRTVRVDAKSRSYGKMVVRTKTGYYAGTEAASGAK, encoded by the coding sequence ATGCGCCGACGGAATAGCCGACTCATTCTTGTAGTACTGCTTGTGGGATTAGCCCCTTACTTCCTGGCGCAGTCTAATTCCGCGCCTCCCGCCCCGCAGGCCCCCGCATCCTCTGCCGTCCCTGGATCGACTGCCCCCGCAGCGCCGCTCAAGGACCAGGTTGCGCAACCGGCCACCACGCAGTCTCAGAATCCGCCGAAGGCTGCCGATCCGGGCGACAGTGGCGCGTTTGTTTTTAAGAAGAGTGTGGAGGAAGTTGTGCTGCACGCCGTGGTGTTCGATGACAAGCAGCGCTTCGTCACGAATCTCGACAAGAATTCTTTCTCGGTACTCGAAGATGGCCATCCCCAGACCATCACTTCGTTCCGCCACGAAGACATTCCCGTCTCCATTGGGATCGTCGTCGACAATTCCGGCTCCATGCGCGAAAAGCGCCAGAAGGTCAACGCTGCCGCTTTGAACCTTGTGCGAGCCAGCAATCCCGATGACGAAGTATTTATCGTCAACTTCAACGACGAGTTCTACAACGATCAGGACTTCACGTCTGACATCAAGAAGCTCAAGGAGGCCCTGGAAAAAATTGAGGCCCGAGGAGGAACCGCCCTCTATGATGCAGTCGTTGCTTCCGCCGATTGGCTGAAACAAGCCAAACGCGAGAAAAAAGTGATCTTCGTTGTGACTGATGGAGAAGATACAGCGAGTGGCCAGTCGCTGGAACAAGCTGTCCGGCGCCTGCAGGAGGAAAACGGTCCGACCGTCTATGCGATCGGAATTCTGGGTGACGAAGAGCATCCCAAACGCGCGAAGCGTGCCCTGCAAGTGATGGCTGAACGAACCGGCGGGATCGCCTTCTTCCCCAAGACTCTCGACGAGGTCGATGCCATCAGCCGCTCCGTTGCCCACGATATCCGTAACCAGTACACGCTTGGGTACAAACCCACCACTCCCAAGAATCAAGGCGGATATCGCACCGTGAGAGTCGACGCCAAGTCCCGCAGCTACGGCAAAATGGTAGTCCGCACAAAAACGGGATACTACGCCGGTACCGAAGCCGCCTCTGGCGCGAAATAA
- a CDS encoding VWA domain-containing protein, producing MLYIEKLLFRSVWAAVLVVTTFSALQCFAQNSTEDVHIQPRPPATPKEPDVDPALKSHSKPLSVNVEMVLVPVTITDPMNRLVTGLDRENFNLFEGKEQQEIKTFSSEDAPVSLGVIFDMSGSMSSKIERAREAVIEFFKTANPQDEFFMVTFADKPEEISDFTTSVEDIQGKLVYTVPKGRTALLDAIYLGVSKMRQARYPKKAMLIISDGGDNHSRYTEGEIRSTVKEADVLIYAVGIYDHFFPTDEERLGPTLLSDITELTGGRAFTIDNPNDLADVSTKIGIELRNQYLLGYRPKNPVRDGKWRKIKVKLLPPKGLPPLRVYAKTGYYAPTE from the coding sequence ATGTTGTACATCGAGAAGTTGCTGTTTCGGTCAGTATGGGCAGCGGTCCTGGTTGTCACGACCTTCAGCGCTCTCCAGTGCTTTGCGCAAAATTCCACCGAAGACGTACACATCCAGCCTCGTCCTCCGGCCACTCCGAAAGAGCCCGATGTTGATCCTGCACTGAAGAGTCACTCCAAGCCTCTCAGCGTGAACGTGGAAATGGTGCTCGTACCTGTGACCATCACGGACCCAATGAATCGCCTGGTCACCGGCCTCGATCGCGAGAACTTCAACCTGTTCGAAGGCAAAGAGCAGCAGGAAATCAAGACCTTCTCCAGCGAAGACGCCCCGGTTTCCCTCGGCGTGATCTTCGACATGAGCGGTAGCATGAGCAGCAAGATCGAGCGCGCCCGCGAAGCCGTCATCGAGTTCTTCAAGACCGCGAATCCGCAGGATGAATTTTTCATGGTCACTTTCGCGGACAAGCCCGAAGAAATTTCCGATTTCACGACCTCGGTCGAAGACATCCAGGGCAAGCTCGTGTACACCGTTCCCAAGGGGCGCACTGCTTTGCTTGATGCCATCTATCTCGGCGTTAGCAAGATGCGGCAGGCCCGCTATCCCAAGAAAGCGATGTTGATCATTTCCGACGGCGGCGACAACCACAGCCGCTACACCGAAGGCGAAATCCGCTCAACCGTCAAAGAAGCCGATGTTCTGATTTACGCCGTCGGCATCTACGATCATTTCTTCCCGACCGACGAAGAACGGCTTGGCCCAACCTTGCTCAGCGATATTACGGAACTGACAGGTGGACGGGCATTTACGATTGATAACCCGAATGACCTCGCGGACGTATCCACGAAAATAGGTATCGAGTTGCGCAACCAATACCTGCTCGGATACCGTCCAAAGAATCCAGTACGCGATGGCAAATGGCGTAAGATAAAAGTGAAGCTACTTCCGCCGAAGGGATTGCCGCCGCTCCGGGTTTACGCGAAAACGGGTTACTATGCGCCGACGGAATAG
- a CDS encoding DUF1015 domain-containing protein, whose protein sequence is MAIISPFRAWRYDPGKVPVDRCVTQPYDKITPEMQERYYAANPSNLVRIIFGQRHPGDSPSDNVYSRATASFRDWRQNGVLRQDPQPSVYRYTQKFTAPGSKTTAEREGYIALGQMEDYSAGVVFRHELTHSGPKADRLDLLRATRTHFEQIFLLYADSGGIEAQLRSDASPDIEVTDEYGVSHRVWKISDPALIADLQTRMREQKLIIADGHHRYETALAYRDQRRAAGGAGPAPYDSMMMTFFNMNSPGLVILPTHRVVHGLPSFSADQLQAGARDFFKVEEVGREIDGVQAAKLLHEAGRASCALIVATADRVLLMHSPRAIGTNRFAGLSLRQQALDVVQLHKCLLEGVLKISEESIRKLENISYHREAGDALAQVRSGAAQAAFLMNPVRMEQVRDIAFAGEVLPQKSTDFYPKLLSGLTIYGME, encoded by the coding sequence ATGGCGATCATTTCTCCATTTCGAGCCTGGCGTTACGACCCCGGCAAGGTTCCGGTCGATCGATGCGTAACGCAGCCGTACGACAAAATCACCCCTGAGATGCAGGAGCGCTACTACGCGGCCAATCCGTCAAACCTGGTGCGCATCATCTTCGGTCAGCGGCATCCGGGGGATAGTCCGTCAGACAACGTCTATAGCCGCGCCACCGCCAGTTTTCGTGACTGGCGCCAAAACGGGGTATTGCGGCAAGACCCACAGCCGTCGGTGTACCGCTACACCCAGAAATTCACCGCTCCTGGTAGTAAGACGACAGCGGAGCGGGAAGGTTACATCGCTCTTGGCCAGATGGAGGATTATTCGGCTGGGGTCGTGTTCCGGCATGAGTTAACCCACTCGGGGCCAAAGGCGGATCGGCTGGACCTCCTGCGAGCTACCCGCACTCATTTCGAGCAGATCTTCTTGCTGTATGCGGATTCCGGTGGGATTGAAGCGCAACTGCGGTCTGATGCGTCGCCGGATATAGAGGTCACGGACGAGTATGGCGTGTCACATCGGGTATGGAAGATCTCCGATCCGGCGTTAATTGCCGATTTGCAGACGCGGATGCGCGAGCAAAAATTGATCATCGCGGACGGCCATCATCGTTATGAAACGGCTCTGGCCTATCGCGATCAGCGGCGGGCGGCAGGCGGCGCGGGGCCCGCGCCCTACGACTCGATGATGATGACGTTCTTCAACATGAATAGTCCGGGGCTGGTGATTCTGCCGACCCATCGAGTGGTGCATGGGTTGCCTTCCTTCTCTGCCGATCAATTGCAGGCGGGCGCGCGAGACTTCTTCAAGGTGGAGGAAGTTGGCAGGGAGATCGATGGAGTGCAGGCGGCCAAGCTGTTGCATGAAGCCGGGCGCGCTTCTTGTGCGCTGATTGTAGCCACGGCGGATCGCGTTTTACTGATGCATTCTCCCCGGGCGATCGGCACCAACCGGTTTGCCGGACTGTCGCTGCGTCAGCAGGCGCTCGATGTGGTGCAACTGCATAAGTGTCTGCTGGAAGGCGTCCTGAAGATTTCGGAGGAGTCGATCCGGAAACTGGAGAATATTTCCTATCATCGCGAGGCGGGAGATGCGCTGGCGCAAGTGCGCAGCGGAGCAGCACAAGCAGCATTCCTGATGAATCCAGTGCGCATGGAGCAGGTGAGGGATATCGCGTTTGCGGGCGAGGTGCTGCCGCAGAAGTCGACGGACTTTTATCCGAAGCTGTTGAGCGGGCTGACGATTTACGGGATGGAGTGA
- a CDS encoding N-acetylmuramoyl-L-alanine amidase: MTFASSNSAHKMLAAALAALVFLGATPGSEEKRLSIYSSVANYTLPVTDRMGHEYVGLLEILEPLGRISARVEGQHWKMRFNDTDCDFVAGRTHARVRGRDVDLSSVFLIENSRGLVPVSSLSTLLPRFLGNTVNFHEMARRLFIGDVATQVSAQVDASNPSRLVLTFSAPVNPTISTEPGKLRMVFAREPLVPPGSMSLTFENTTITQANFSEFNGMADLTLTASVPLMASFSNNGRTITVAAASSGASSGGTATSGGSVTTSGGQAESGNPANGVTPGATVSPPNVSIRRILAIVDPAHGGTERGAALTDSLAEKNVTLGFARLLRHELERQGFAVVMLREGDDSLTLDQRAGIANAAHGGIYISLHAASEGSGQRVYTALLPVAGQDKGPFHAWNAAQGPALTVSRMAASAIVGEMQKDQLPARGYAASLRPLNNLAMPAVAVELAPGPNGVADLPSANYQQKVAAAIADGIFSMRDRLGAQP; the protein is encoded by the coding sequence GTGACCTTCGCCTCTTCGAATTCCGCACATAAGATGTTGGCTGCAGCGCTGGCCGCGCTTGTGTTTCTCGGGGCGACTCCAGGTTCCGAAGAAAAACGGCTGAGCATCTACTCCTCCGTTGCCAACTACACTCTGCCGGTTACGGACCGTATGGGGCACGAGTATGTCGGATTGCTGGAAATTCTGGAGCCGCTGGGACGCATCAGTGCGCGGGTGGAAGGCCAGCATTGGAAGATGCGGTTCAACGACACTGACTGTGACTTTGTCGCGGGCAGGACACACGCCAGAGTCCGCGGCCGCGATGTCGATTTAAGCAGCGTGTTCCTGATTGAGAATTCGCGCGGATTGGTGCCGGTCAGTTCGCTCAGCACCTTGCTGCCGCGTTTCCTCGGAAACACCGTCAACTTTCATGAAATGGCACGGCGCTTGTTTATTGGTGACGTCGCCACGCAAGTCAGCGCGCAAGTGGACGCGAGCAATCCATCACGGCTGGTCCTGACCTTTTCTGCTCCGGTAAATCCGACGATATCGACCGAACCGGGAAAATTGCGGATGGTCTTTGCGCGTGAACCGCTGGTACCGCCCGGCAGCATGTCGCTCACTTTTGAGAATACGACGATTACGCAAGCTAATTTTTCTGAATTCAATGGAATGGCCGATCTGACGCTGACGGCGAGCGTCCCGTTGATGGCAAGTTTCAGCAACAACGGACGCACGATCACGGTGGCGGCCGCTTCGTCAGGGGCTTCGTCGGGCGGGACCGCGACATCCGGAGGATCGGTGACTACCAGTGGGGGGCAGGCAGAGAGCGGAAATCCGGCGAACGGTGTGACACCTGGCGCGACAGTTTCGCCGCCGAATGTTTCTATTCGACGAATTCTAGCGATCGTTGATCCGGCGCATGGAGGGACGGAGCGGGGCGCCGCTCTAACCGATTCGCTGGCGGAAAAAAATGTCACGCTGGGGTTTGCGCGGCTGCTGCGCCATGAACTGGAGCGGCAGGGCTTCGCGGTCGTCATGTTGCGCGAGGGAGATGACTCCCTGACTCTGGATCAGCGGGCAGGAATAGCGAATGCCGCTCACGGAGGAATTTACATCAGCTTGCACGCGGCGTCCGAAGGGAGCGGCCAGAGGGTGTACACGGCGCTCCTTCCAGTTGCTGGACAGGATAAAGGGCCATTCCATGCGTGGAATGCGGCGCAGGGTCCGGCACTGACGGTGAGCCGTATGGCGGCCTCGGCGATTGTCGGCGAGATGCAGAAGGATCAACTGCCGGCGCGAGGATATGCGGCGTCGCTTCGTCCGCTCAATAATCTTGCGATGCCGGCGGTCGCGGTTGAACTGGCGCCCGGACCGAACGGCGTGGCTGATCTGCCTTCGGCGAACTATCAGCAAAAAGTCGCGGCCGCGATCGCGGATGGAATCTTCTCGATGCGGGACCGGTTGGGAGCGCAGCCATGA